The Gloeobacter morelensis MG652769 genome contains the following window.
AATCCGACGGCGGCCTGCACACCAAGCTGCGCTTTTTGCACCAACCGAGCGGCGACCCGTTCACCCTGAGCGGCGTGTTCACCCTCGGACGCACCTCCAGCCGCGCCTGCAACTTCGTCGACGGTACCCGCGACGGGTTGCAGCGGGCCCTGGACGGCCTGCCGACCGCCTGTCCGGGGGTGCCGGGCGTTACCCCGGCGGGGGACCGCGGCCCGATCCCGCCCAATTTGATCGGTCTGGTCACCGAGAATATCGGCGAACTGTTCGTCTTTACTTTGTCGTTTCCGGCCCAATTCACCCTCAAAGAGGGCCACAGCTTCTGGATCAATCCCAAACTCGCCTACATCCAAAGAAGCGACGAGCGCTCCCCCTTGATTGGTGCGAGTCTCGGCGGTTCGGTCAGGCTGTGGCCGGGCTTCGACCTGCTCGCGCAGGTGACGCCGATGGTGCGGGGGGAGAACGCCTTCGTGGGCAATAGCCTCGCCCAACTGTTGCCCTGGCAGGCCGGGGTGCGCTTTTTGCCGGGCCTTGCGGCGTTGTCGATAGATTTGTTCGCCACCAACGCTCTGGGCCTTTCCCCCTACCAGAGCCTGAGGGTACGCGCCGACAACCAGATCTCGGTGGCCCTCGGCTTTCAATTGCCGTTCTGATTCTCGGTACAATCTTGAAGCGGCAATTTTGCCTATCAAACCCGTTTGATACTTTGTTAAACTTCCTACGTACTGGGGATCGCGATGGTGTGTGGAGTCCGCCGCTGGAAAGGAATAGTGCTCGCCCTTGTGCTGTGGTTGGCGTCGGCACCGCTCATCCTGGCCGCCCAGGCCTATCCGATCGTGGTCGTCCAGCCCCCTGAGGCAGGAGCCTGGGATACGCTGCGCGGGCGCATCGAGCGGTTGAATCTGCGCTATCGTCCCCTGGCCCTCGCCGATTTGAGCCTGGAGCGGCTCGCCGAGGCCAAGGTGCTGTTTTTGCCGAATCTGACCAATCTCACCCTCGACCAGGCAAACGCCATCCAGCAGTGGGTGGACCGGGGCGGCAAGCTCATCGTCAGCGGACCGCTCGGCACCGAATCGCCCCCCGAGGTGCGCGAAGCGCTCACCAACCTGGTGGGTGCCTACTGGATCGAACCGCTCAATATCGTCTCGCGCGCCGAGGTGCAGCTGGTTCAGCCCTGGACGAAGCTCGGCAACTCGACCAGCGCCGTGCGCGGCGGCAGCCTGGTGCGCCCCGTAGGCAGCACCGCCAACATCGCGGCTACCTGGATCGGCGGCCTGGGCAATCCGGCGGTGCTCGTCAACGAGGATGTGACCTATCTGGGCTGGCAGTGGGGGACAACTTCACCGACTTTTGACCGCGACTGGCTGGCGGCGGCGATCGAGCGCTTCTTGCCTGGGGCAGTGGGTAATCAATTTAAAGTGGCGCCGGTCGAAGCGACCGCCATGTTCAAAGAACTCGAAGGCGTCCTGGGGAGGGTCGAAAGCGCACTGCTCACCAGCGACGCGCGCTCGACGGCCCCTGAGCAGTTCCCGCCTGCCTACCGCGACGCTATCGCCCGCGCCCAGCGCACGCTCAAAGAATTGCCCGCCATGCTCAAAGACGGCCTCGACACCCAGGCGCGCGCCGCCTGGGAGGATGCCATCGAAGATCTATGGGCGCACTATCCGACCTCGCAACTGGCGGCCCTGCCGGAGGTGCGCGCCATCTGGCTCGACCGGGGCACGATCGTCAAAGCCGGTTCTGAAGAGGGACTGACCCGCATCTTCGACCGCCTGGCCCAGTCGGGGATCAACACGGTCTTCTTTGAAACCGTCAACGCGGGCTACACGATTTACCCGAGTGCCGTCGCTCCTGCCCAAAATCCGCTCATTCGAGGCTGGGATCCGCTCGCGGCGGCGGTGCGCCTGGCCCACGAGCGCAAGATGGAACTGCACGCCTGGACGTGGACGTTCGCAGCGGGCAACACGCGCCACAACGCGCTTATCGGCAAATCCCAGGACTTTCCTGGACCGGTCCTCGCCGCTCACCCCGGTTGGGCGCAAAGTGGCCGCAAGGGCAATCTGCGCCCGGCGGGCCAACCCGAGTACTGGATGGACCCGGCCAATCCGGAAGTGCGCGCCTACTTGCAGAGTCTCTACGAGGAGATCCTCACCAACTACGATGTCGACGGGTTGCAGTTCGATTACATCCGCTATCCGCTCCAAAAGAACGCCGGTCAGTACTTCGGCTACTCCCCGGCGGCGCGCCGGAGCTTTGCCCAATTGACCGGCGTCGACCCGATCGACATCGCTCCTGAAGAAAGCTCGCTCTGGGCGCTGTGGAACCGCTTCAAAGCCGAGCAAGTGAGCAGCTTCGTCGCCGAATCCGCCGAGAAGCTGCGTCGCATCAAGCCGCGGCTCATCGTTTCGGCGGCGGTTTTTCCCAACCCTCCCGGCGAGCGGCTGCGCCTGTTGCAGCAGGACTGGGAAGCATGGGCGATCCAGGGCAACATCGACCTGCTGGTGCCGATGACCTACGCCCTCAATACCCGCCGCCTGCAGCAGCTGGTGGAGCCCACCCTCCCCGGCGTCAAAGAAGCGCCGGTGCTCATTTTGCCCAGCCTCAACCTGATGTCGCTGCCGCAGGTGCAACTGCGCGATCAACTCCAGGCGGTGCGCGATTTGCCCTCCGGGGGCTACTCGCTTTTTGCCGCTGCCCATTTGGCGGACAACCACCAGCAGATGCTTGCCCAGGCTTCCTCCGCCTCCAATCTTCTGCCCTATCGCGACCCGCTTTCGACCGCCCTGGAGCGCTTCACAGCCCTCAAGCGCGAGTGGGATTTTTTGCTCGATCGCAAGCAAATCTGGGTGGCCGAGTACAGCCTCAGCGAATGGCGCGCCCAGAGCAAACGCACCCAGGCCGCGCTTGAAACCCTCAGCAAGCAGCCGTCGGCCGGATGGATGCGCACCGCCCGTGAGCAGGTCCTGGCGATTCGCCAGGGTCTGGGCACCTGGCTGGGCCAAGAAAAAATCCTCAGGCCCTACCGGTTGCAGACCTGGGAGAACCGCCTCGATTCGCTCGATACGCTTTTGCGCTATGCCCAGGGCCGTCTCGAGCGCCAGGTGCGCGCCGCCAGAACCGGCCGATAGGCTGGAAAGCGCTCCAATCGCATGAGCCGCTGTGCCCGCCGCACGTCTATCGAACTGGCTTGCCTTTGTCGCCGCCGCAGCTCTCTGGCTCGCTTTACAGGCGCACCGCCAGAACCTGGGCATTGCCTGGGAGGATAGCTATCACCACTGGCTGATCGCCGCCCATCTGGCGCGGACTGGTATTCTCACCGACCCGCTCACCAGCACCAGCAACGGCTGGCTACCCGTCTATCACTGGCTGGCGGGGGGGTGGCTCGCGATCTTCGGTTGGCACAACTTGACTGCCCTGCAGACCCTGAGCGCTTTGTTTTCAATTGCCGCAGCCGGGGTACTGGCCTGGCGGTGGGGTGTCGGTGCCGCCTGTTTGTTTTTGTTCAACCCGATCACCGTGCTGGGCGGCAGCCTGAGCGTTGCCGAACCACTCGCCGTGTTGCTCGTTGTACTGGGAGCGGTGGCCTGGCAGAAGGATGGCACCGTCATCGGCGCAGGGTGCTGGAGCCTTGTGGCCCTCACCGACAGGGGTTGCTGGCCGCTGGTACTTTTGGCTGTCGGCTGGCAAATTTTCCAGCGCCGCCCGGCCCGGCTCTCAGGGTGGGGGTGGCTCCTGCTGCCCGTCGCGGCCCTCGGCTTGGGATTGTTCCTCACCCAGGCGGAGGTTGGCCGCACCGCCGCGTGGGCCGCTGTCGATCAAGCCGCTTTGCCAAGCGCAGGCGACCGATGGCGCGAACTGGTCGCCTATTCGTGGAGACCCCTGGCGCTGCCTCTGCTTCTGGCGCTCGCCGGTACCCTTGCTGCCCGCCGCGAGGCACTCGGGCTGGGCCTGATTGCCTTCGGCTACCTCGCTACGCTCGTCGCCCTGGTGACCGGGGGAGCGCTCACCGGCAGCAGCCGCTACTATCTGGTGCTGGTGGCTTTGCTCGCGGCCCTCGCTTCGACCCGGCCTTTGCTGCGCCTGCTTCAACTGCCTGCCGTGGCGGTGCTGCTGCTTTTTAGTTTTCAGTACCTGCAACTTTGGCCGCGCTGGGTGATCCTCAACCAACCGTCGGAACTAGCCGGGCGCTGGCTTGCCAGTCACTCGTCCTCTGGAATCCTGGTCACCGACAGCCCCGTGATCGCCTACTTTAGCCGCTTGCCTCCCGAGCGGATCGCAGGCGGTAAAGTGCCTCTGCCCGCCGAAACGCGCTACATTGCAGCAATCGTTGATGGGCGCTACCGGCAAATCTATCCGCTGCTGCGAAGCTATCCCGAACTGGCCGTGGGCGCGCTCCCCGCAGGCTGGCGTCTTATCTACCAGGCGCGCCACTGGAGCGAGCGCTACGGCGGCAAACCTGTGCGCGTGTTCACCGTCGACGCGGCTCCCCACCAAGCCGCATCTGGGGGGTTGGGATCAACGTAACGGAAACCTACACTATAGGTCATCTGTCCATGTAGGAGCAGTGGTTGAGTTCAAAGTCATCCGAAGATTCAAGCAAGGAATGGGCTCGTTGTCTGTTAACTTGAGAAGCGACGCGGAGAGCCGGGATGCAAATCTAGAATGCTCATGCAAGAACTTTCGGAAGCCGAATATTTTCTCAAGAAATTTCACAGCCTGCACCCCGGTGCGACTTCATCATCTTTTGCCCATGGCCAGACTTTGTCTGGAATCTCTTCCTATGAGCGTCTACTTCAAGTCATTCCAGAAAGTGAGCAGCCGATCACGGTGTTAGACCTTGCCTGTGGAGACGGTTTTTTGCTCCAGAAATTGGTCGAGCGTCAACAGGTGCGTCTGCGCCTTGTAGGCGTCGATTTGAGCCCGGAGGAATTGGACGCTGCCCAAGCACGCCTGGGCTCCGCTGCTGCGGTTCTGTACTGCGCCCGAGCGCAGGCGCTTCCTCTGTCGGATGCGTCGGTGGACTTTGTGCTTTGCCACTTGGCCTTGATGCTGATGGACGGCATCTGTGAAGTCGTTGCCTCAGTGCACCGTGTTCTGAAGCCCGGAGGGGTGTTCTCTGCCGTCATCGTGGGTGAGTTTCAACGAGGCGACGCCTACGAGGCGTTCGTGCAACTGCTGAAAAATTACCTCTCAGAGGTGAATGCCCGCGGACCGCGCCTTGGAGATCCGCTGACTTTCTCCGAGCAGGGACTGCGGAGCTTGTTCTCGGCAGGCACGGGATTCGTCGAGCCGATTTGGATAGAGGACTTTGTGATCCGGCTGGATGCCCCCAGAAACAAAGTCTGGGAAATGCTCTCGCTGATGTACGACGTTGTGCTGCTTTCAGACGCAGCAAAGGCGCGACTAGAAGCTGAATTCATCTCCGCTATGGGGATGCTGGAAAGAGCCGACGGCTCAGTGCCCTGCTCGATGGGCCTGCGTCAGATTACCTGCACTAGGCTCTAAACCTTCGATGGCGAATTTTCTAAGGACAGAAGAATTGGCCAACTGCTACTCTTCCTGAGCAGGAAGCGAGCGAGCGATTACCGGAAGATCCGGTTGGATATCAGCCTGGATAGCTTGACGTCGATCTTGTTGAAATGTGCGATCCAAGTGAATAAATAGCCACTGCTCGAGGTCGTCGATGTAGGTGAAGACCACTGGGACTACCACCAAGGTCAGCAGTGTCGAGGTGATCAGCCCACCCACGACTGCAATCGCCATGGGTGAGCGCGTTTCGGCCCCGGCCCCGAGCGAGAGGGCGATGGGCAGCATGCCTGCGATCATCGCGACGGTGGTCATCAGGATCGGGCGCATTCGGGTTTCGCCCGCGCTCATAATCGCCTCCAATCTCGGTCGGCCTCCCTTCATCGCCATCAGGCAGTATTCGACCAGAAGGATCGCATTTTTGGTTACCAATCCCATCAGCATCACAATGCCAATCAGGGCGTACATCCCCATCGACTTGCCCAACAGCAGCAGTCCTGCCAGGGCACCGCCCAAGGCCAAAGGTAGCGAGATCATGATGGTGAGCGGTTGCAAAAAGCCGCCAAACAACAAAACCAACACCGCGTAAACCAGCAGCACCGCCACGGCAATAGCGCCGCCAAAACCGTTGAAGACGTCTTTTTGTACCTCGGCATCGCCCGTCGCTTTCTCCCGGACACCGGCGGGTAAGTTGCGCAGGGCGGGCAACTGGTGCACTCGCGCCAAGGCCGGTCCAAGTTCGCTGCCCGGTGCCAGGTTGGCTTCAACGGTGACCTTGCGGGAGCGGTCGTAGCGCTCGATCTGGGAGATTCCCGTGTTCAGGCGAATGTCGGCGACGGCTTTCAGGGGCACCAGCTGTCCGCTACCGTTGGTGAGCTGCAGATTTTCGATCGCCTGGAGATCTTGGCGAAAGCGCGGATCGAGCAGAACGCGGATGTTGATTTGCCGACCGGGTAGATTGAACTTTGCCAGGGAGGTGGGGTTGTCCCCAAGGGTGGCCACCAAAGCGGTGCGGGCAATCGCCTCTACCGACACCCCCTGATCGGCGGCTCGGGCAAGGTTGGGAACGACGCGCAGTTCGGGCCGGGCGAGTTCGGATGCGAGATTGACGTCGGTCAGTCCTGGCACCGAGCGCATCTGATCCACCAGCAGCGAGCCGGAACGCTCGAGGGCAATCGAATCGTCGGATTGAAGGACAATTTGCAGTTCCTTGCCGCCGGTGAAACTGCTGCCCGCGAAAGACAAACGCACCCCCGGCACCTGCTCAAGCTTTTTTCTCAATTCGGCTTCGACCTGTTTTTCGTTCAACCGCCTCTGCTCTTTGGGTTTGAGGTAGATGAAGAACAGGTTCTGGTTTTTCTTGTCGCCAAAAGTGCCCACCCCACTAAAAACCCGATCGACTGCCGGATGGGCCTCCATCAGCGCGCTCATCTGCAGAGCGCTCTGACGGGTTTGCTCGATAGGCGTGCCCGGCGGCATCAGGACATACAGATTGATCTCGCCGTCATCGGCGGCATTCACCAGCGAAGTCGGTACCTGAGGCCACAGCCAGAGGCTCATGGCAAATACCCCGGCAGCCAGCACCACCGTCAAGTTCCGATGCTGCAGAGCCCTGATCAGCAGATAGTCGTAAGCGCGCACCAGCCAGCTTTTTTGCTCTGTGTGCGGCAACGGCTGCATCCAGTAAGCGGCCATCAAGGGTGTGAGCATCCGTGCCACCAGCAGTGAAAAGAGCACCGCAGCCGCCACCGACCAGCCGAACTGCCGGAAGTACTGGCCCTGGATGCCTTCCATGAAGGCCACCGGCAAAAACACCGCCACGATCGTCAGTGTGGTGGCGACGACCGCCAGACCGATCTCGTCGGCCGCATCCAGGGCTGCCTGGAAGGGGGATTTGCCCATCGCCGTGTGGCGGATGATGTTTTCAATCTCGACGATGGCGTCGTCCACCAGAATACCGACCACCAGCGCCAGCGCCAGAAGCGTCATGTTGTTGAGCGTGAAGCCCGCCAGCTTCATCGCCGCGAACGTCGGGATCGCCGAGAGTGGTATAGCAAGACCCGCGATAAAAGTCGCCCGCCCATCGCGCAAGAAAAGCCAGATGACCACCACCGCCAGCGACGCTCCCAAGAGCAACGCCTCGACCGACGCGCTGTAGGATTCGCGCACAAAAGTGGCGTTAGTCCAGCTTTTGCGGATCTCGACGCCGGCGGGCAGGCTACGCGCCAGCTCGCGCATCTTCGCGTCGATGGCTTCCTCGACCGCCACCAAATTACTGCCGCTGGAGCGGATGGCTCCAAGGTAGACGACCGGCACCCGGTTCAAAAAAGCAAGGTTATCAGGATCGCTCTCGCCGTCGGTAATGCGGCCCAAGGTATCGAGGCGGGCATGACGTCCATCCCCCAGTGCGATCTGGGTAGTGCGCAGTTGCTCGACAGTACTGGCCGAGCCGAGGGTGCGGATCGCCTGCTCGGTGGTACCCACTTCCCCCCGGCCACCGGGCAGGTTGGTGTTCAGTGAGCGGATCTGCGCATCGACATCCAGGGCGGTGATCCCCAGCGCCTGCAGCCGGTTTGGATCGAGCTGCACCCGAATTTCCCGTGTGACCCCGCCCGAGCGCCAGACCCTGGCCACCCCGGGCACCGTGAGCATGGCGCGAGTCACATCGTTGTCGGCGATCCAGCTCAACTCCTTGACCGAGCGGCTTGCGGAGAGCACTTCGTACTCGACCAGAGTCTCGGCATCTCGGCCGGCTTCTACCCGACGGATCACCGGCTGGTCGATATTCTGGGGCAATGAGGAACGAATCTTGGCAACGGCATCGCGCACATCGTTGACGGCTCGGTCAAAGTTGGTGCCAAGCAGAAACTCGATCTCGGTCGAGGAGGATCCGTCTTTAATCTGCGAGGTGATATGCCTGATGTTGCCGATGCCTGCCACCGCGTCCTCGATCTTGCGCGTCACCTGGGTCTCCAGTTCCGGCGGGGCTGCTCCCAACTGGGTGACGGTGACGGAGACCTTCGGCACCTGCACGTCCGGGTCGATGGCGATCGGAAGCTGGACGAAGGCAGCCACCCCAGCCACCGTCAACAGCAAGAATAAGGCGATGGTGGGCACCGGGTTGCGGATGGACCAGGCAGAAAGATTCCAGGTCATTTCAGCTCCTGGGCCACCGACCCGTGTTTTGGTTGCAGAGAACAATAATCATTATCACGCAAATTCGCTCAAGATACTCAAGTGGTGCTCAATCGCGCTTTTGCCAGGGTCTCTCCTGGAGGAACTTCCACAAATCCCAGGACTTGATTCGGAATGGCTCAAAGTTTGCCAGCCACGTGTCGACGATGCCCGCCTCCATCTGCGGCCGGCACTCCAGGACGAGCTGCCGCAACAGTGCCAGAGTCCGGTAGCCGAACCAGAGACGCGACAAGTGCTCCACGACAGCCGCCGCCTCGCAGCGGGGGAGTCCGCCCCGGGTCACCAGGTCGTCGAGCGCGAAGCGCATGTGAATGAGCGGCTCAGTGATCGATGGGTAAGGGTGTGCCGGCCCGTGTAGGAGGGCGACCTCGTCGTCGGTGAAATCTTCGTCCTGCACGAAGCGCTCGTACACCGTGCCGTAACCGCGCATTCCCAGATCGCGCATTTCACAGGCGCGGATGGCGCCCATCGAGCAGAGCCCCCAAACCCGCCATCCCTTTTTGAGGGCTGTGCGCAGCTCGAGGTGCCCGACAGAGGGGAACTGGTGGAAGATGCCATCGACGATCACCAGATGGCCCGGGGGAGACTGGGAGGTCAAGGCTTCGACGTCGCCGCGGCGCACCGGCGGTAGACAGGTCACATCCAATCGCAGGTGTTTGAGCGGTTCGATGCCCTGCAGCGTCGGGCCGACGAAGAACGTGCACTTATTCGTGAAATCGGGCATAGTCCCTCAGCCTCGGTCCAATCCGTCTGGTGCTTCGGTCAAACATCTCCAGGCGAGGCACGATCAGCTTGAGCACCTGTACCGGATCGTGCGGCTGGGTGAAGACGACCCGGCAGACATGCGCGATCCCCGCTTTCCGGATGGCGGCGACGAGCACCTCCCAGGCCGAGGACAGATCGCAAACTTCACCAGATCGATCGCCAATCGCTTCAAAGCCAATCATTCCTTCGGGGCGTGAGACTTTGGCTGCCAGTTTTCGGCTGAAGGCCAGCTCCTGCTCGCCGTTCATCTGGGCAAGCAGCCGGTGGCGCTCGATGAGATCGTCCCGCCCGCCATGGATGAACGACAGGCGCCCCTGGACCGCTTCGCAGATAGCGCGCACCGCGGCGATCTCCTTGAAAGGGTGGCATCCGAAGCCGCCGCAAATGTAGACGGCATCGACCGGGTCCGGCTCCATGACGTAGGCGGCGAAGTACGGCAACTCGAAGAGGTTCTCGACGTAGCGCAGCAGCAGGGTGAAACCGGCATCGCTGATCTGCTGTGCCAGGGCGGTCGGTTGCGGCGACAACGAAGCAATGTCCACCAGTACCGAGGTGTCGTGCAGGAAACAAAATGACTGGATATCCCGTTCGATCACCTCGGCCAGTCCGTGCACGCTTGCCTCCCAGACGGAGTTGCCGGAACACAGGCCATTCGAACTCGACCCAAAATGCCTCTGCACCCCCTCTACCGCCGGGGCAGGCACGTAGACGAGTTCTGCCGGCACCAGGCATCGCGTCGAGCTGAGCAATTCCTCTGCTTCCACGCACGGCATCGGGTCATCGAGAGTAATCTGGGCGCCGATGACAGGACAAAAATCAAGAATAGCTTCCGGTCGTCTCCTGCCGTCGAGGACGTCGCGCGGTGTGGCCATCACGTAATCGACGGCCGAACGCCCATACTCGGCCATGGCAAACTCAATCGCTTCCATGTATGCCCCGACGCGCGCCTCCTCAGGACGGAGCCCTTTGCCTGCATTGACGCACAGAGAACCAGGCAGCGCCGTGGGTCGGATACTGGCAAAAACAGGAATGCCGATGCAGTCTAACCGGGTGGTGTCCGTCACGCGGGTGATCCCCAAGCGGCTTGCAAAAGCCCGCGCCCGCTGGAGAGTTTCCGCGAGCGCAGCCACGCGCAAACTCGAACTCATCCTATACAAATCTGTAGTCTCAGTCATTTTTTAGCTTGAGGAGGTTTTCAACAAATTGCTAGCAAAGAGCACTGCGCAAAATGCCGGCTACTACCCGCAGCGGAGTGAATAGCCATCGCGCCATATCGCGAACGAGCTTGAGCGCAATGGCCATACTGCTCACTTCAAAGTCGAGTTAAATTCGTGACGTAAGGGCTCTGCTCAGTTGCGAGAAGCTTCAAGGAAACCACCGCCGCTGTGGTGTGCGGAACTAACCTCTGCAAACCCGCCGCCGCTGTGGTGTGCGGCACTCGCTTCGCTGAAGCCACCACCGCTATGATGTGCGGAGCTGGCCTCTACAAACCCGCCGCCACTGTGGTGCGCAGCACTTGCACCGAGCGAGCGAAGGCCAAGCAGCTCTTCAAAAAACAGACCGGATTTCCCATCGAGTTGCAGGGAAATCGTTTGGGATGCGGCAGTACCCGGCTTCACACTATTCGGACCGTAACAGTTAAGCATTGGCGTTTTTTCTCCAATCATGTGTTGTAGCAGACGTCACCATTTGGATCGGCCTGGCGCAAGACTAACCAGGTGATTTGGTGCTGTCAAGCTGATAAAACTGACGCTTACACAGAAGGAGTTCGGTTTGATATACCCCCCAGGGGGATGTCGCAAAAGCTCACATTTCGCTAAAAGTGTTGGAACGACAATAAACTTTTTATGTTTAAGAGAAGCATTTATAGATTGGTTTTGACGCTGACGCTCCAGATGCCGATGGGGAGATATGCTCGATGATGTTGCAACGCCGTCTGCTGGCTCTGACCCGGGGAGCGCGCGTTCGGCTTGCAGCGACGGCGGCGCTGGGACTGGCAGCCACAGGAACGTATATCGTCCAGGGTTTACTGACTGCGCGAGCGGTGGACCAGATCTTGCGAACGGGCTCCTGGTCGTCGATTCTGGACAGTCTTGGTGGGATTGCAGCCTGTATCGTCCTGCGGATCGCTCTTGTGTGGCTGCGCGAGGTGAGTGCGGTGGAGGTGGCATCGGCTGTGAAACAGATGCTGCGCACGCGGCTTTTCAACCGGCTGCTGTTGCTGGGGCCGGGCTATCTCGAAACCAGGCGTACCGGGGCGGTACAGGCAACGGTGGTAGACAGTGTGGAAGCCCTGGAAGGGTATATGGGCTACTACCTTCCGCAGGTGTGCATCGCCCTGTGTGCCCCGGCGCTGATCGTAAGCGGACTGTTCGCCCTGGATCCGGTGGTGGGTGCGCTGACGCTCGGTTGCGTACTCGTCGCTCCTTTCGGTCCCACACTCTATGACTGGCTGCTGGGGGACTATGGCCGCCGCCACTGGCAGGCCTACAGCCGTCTGGGTGCTCAGTTCCTCGACAGCATGCAGGGGATGACGACCCTGAAGGCGTTCAATGCGAGCGGACGCCGGGGGTTGACTTTGCAGCGCGAGGCGACGGACTTGTACCGGGCGACCATGGCACAGATGTCTTTGTCGCTGGTCGGTTCGGGTATTGCAGGCTTGGCCCTCAGTGCCGGTACGGCGCTCGCGGTCGGGGTGGGGGCGCTGCATCTGGCTGAGGGCAGCTTGAGCATTCCGGGTTTGCTGACCATTTTGTTTCTCTCAGCCGAATGCTTTCGTCCCCTGGCTGATCTCAATACGTATTGGCACCTGGGTTACAGAGGGATTTCCGCTTCCCCCGCCGTCTTTGAGCTATTGGAAGCACAGCCGGTGGTGGGCGAAGCGGCGATCTCGGGGTCGGTCGGAGCAGAATCCGGCACTCTGGCCGTTGGCTTCGAGAACGTCATATTTGCCTACACCGATGGGGAGCGTCCAGCCCTGGGTGGGCTCTCGTTTGAGGTGGGACCCGGTGAGACCGTCGCCCTGGTCGGGCGCTCGGGAGCGGGCAAATCGACGGTGGTCTCGTTGCTGTTCCGCTTTTTCGACCCGCAGAGCGGACGGATTACACTCGCCGGCCGAGATATCAGGGAGTA
Protein-coding sequences here:
- a CDS encoding ABC transporter ATP-binding protein/permease: MMLQRRLLALTRGARVRLAATAALGLAATGTYIVQGLLTARAVDQILRTGSWSSILDSLGGIAACIVLRIALVWLREVSAVEVASAVKQMLRTRLFNRLLLLGPGYLETRRTGAVQATVVDSVEALEGYMGYYLPQVCIALCAPALIVSGLFALDPVVGALTLGCVLVAPFGPTLYDWLLGDYGRRHWQAYSRLGAQFLDSMQGMTTLKAFNASGRRGLTLQREATDLYRATMAQMSLSLVGSGIAGLALSAGTALAVGVGALHLAEGSLSIPGLLTILFLSAECFRPLADLNTYWHLGYRGISASPAVFELLEAQPVVGEAAISGSVGAESGTLAVGFENVIFAYTDGERPALGGLSFEVGPGETVALVGRSGAGKSTVVSLLFRFFDPQSGRITLAGRDIREYSLESLRSLIAVVPQETYLFHGTVAENLRLGRRDATPAQLEAAARTANAHDFIAEMPEGYQTIVGERGLKLSGGQRQRLAIARALLKDAPLLILDEATSSVDAANEAQIQQALERLRSGRTTLVIAHRLSTVVNADRIVVLEQGQAVQAGRHRDLLSQPGAYARLVTAQQGTL